A window of the Sporosarcina sp. FSL K6-2383 genome harbors these coding sequences:
- a CDS encoding MFS transporter, which yields MNRLLTKDPYRVYIYTCFSSQLFFTFIFTVNLLYHVKIVGLSPLQLVFVGTVLELSVFLFEIPTGLVSDLKSRKLSIIIGYFLIGFGFLIEGLFPYFITVLLAQVAWGIGYTFTSGSRQAWIADEIGEERASLAFIRGAKAGNLGQVIAIPLSILTGYFMINLPIIIGGLCMVGLAVYLIIFMKEENFKPLDKDEITSTWGSMKGNMGKVISHSKASFIIRMVFLIALFVGFYSEGFDRLWMSHFLEVSNISNLADEQLVVVMGGLQFIVVLVSFVALHWMNRSAIHGNLRHIYVFLFVGSVLIIISLIGFALSSYVVGLLTFYIIIQVTRQVMYPLEDIWLNKIIPDSSTRATFFSVKGQVDAIGQIGGGPVIGVVASGFTIKIAIIVSAVLLAPVLFLYKMILKQSKE from the coding sequence ATGAATAGATTACTGACAAAAGATCCATATCGAGTTTATATTTATACTTGTTTTTCATCACAATTATTTTTCACGTTTATCTTCACAGTAAACTTGTTATATCATGTGAAAATTGTAGGGCTTAGTCCACTCCAGCTTGTGTTTGTGGGAACTGTATTAGAACTATCCGTTTTCCTTTTTGAAATTCCAACTGGACTAGTCTCGGATTTGAAAAGTCGGAAACTTTCAATCATAATTGGTTACTTTTTAATAGGATTCGGTTTTTTAATTGAGGGGTTATTTCCCTACTTCATCACTGTATTACTGGCCCAGGTGGCGTGGGGGATAGGTTATACGTTTACAAGTGGTTCCCGGCAAGCTTGGATTGCAGATGAAATAGGGGAAGAACGTGCTTCGCTAGCCTTTATAAGAGGTGCAAAGGCAGGGAATCTTGGGCAAGTTATTGCAATCCCATTAAGTATTTTAACAGGTTATTTCATGATTAACTTGCCAATCATTATTGGTGGACTATGCATGGTTGGATTAGCTGTCTATTTAATCATTTTCATGAAAGAAGAAAACTTTAAACCGTTAGATAAAGATGAAATAACCTCAACATGGGGAAGTATGAAGGGGAATATGGGCAAAGTTATTTCCCATTCCAAAGCGAGCTTCATTATAAGAATGGTGTTTCTTATTGCCTTGTTTGTAGGATTTTATAGTGAAGGTTTCGATCGTTTATGGATGTCCCACTTTTTGGAGGTATCCAACATATCGAATTTGGCGGACGAACAATTAGTTGTGGTAATGGGGGGACTTCAGTTTATCGTCGTGCTTGTTTCCTTTGTAGCACTTCATTGGATGAATCGGAGTGCTATCCATGGGAATCTCAGACATATCTATGTCTTTCTTTTTGTCGGAAGTGTACTTATTATCATCTCATTGATAGGCTTTGCGTTGTCATCTTATGTCGTGGGTTTACTCACTTTCTATATAATTATCCAGGTTACAAGGCAAGTCATGTATCCGTTGGAGGATATTTGGCTCAATAAAATCATTCCAGATTCCTCTACACGCGCAACCTTCTTTTCGGTAAAAGGGCAAGTAGATGCCATTGGTCAAATAGGAGGAGGTCCGGTTATTGGTGTTGTAGCGTCAGGTTTTACAATAAAAATAGCAATCATCGTGAGTGCGGTGTTATTAGCACCTGTATTATTTTTATATAAGATGATCTTGAAACAATCCAAGGAGTGA